A region of Granulicella sibirica DNA encodes the following proteins:
- a CDS encoding beta-glucosidase family protein, with protein MKWQPAVILGFAFVAVLVPISGQTVPAEASNETRVDRLLSQMTLEEKMNLIRGDVEPAATNQGQAGYLPGVPRLGVPSLRFADGPPGVLTRVAGQAQSATMAVAATWSLNDAEQNGAAIGKQARSLGIDVVLQPFINIDRDITFARSYNTLGEDPFLTGAMGAAEIRGEQAQGVMSQAKHYVAYDSDSYNVFVDSQTLHEVYVAPFEAAIHAGVASIMCSYNKINGPFACGNGDTLKTILRDEIGFKGFVTSDWGGVHNVHFLNQGLTMEMPGELASDSPFAAMMRTYFRTSPEDSAAPSKPNTGALAGMLGGTIPEETKGGSMDLDAFPMDSDSATMRTALQDGSINEAAITAAARHVLYEIDRFGFLDGKQKHDVTLQDFKANGEIIEKTAEDAAVLLKNEGGVLPLKARGSIALIGPTAGQVAAIGTFGERSPGVPELQTGPLAALKQLAPGAKVTYAVADDMTGATIGASLLSHDGKPGLLRTSADGASRVDAVLDFTKGNRKALPANSVVTWKGEVQIPAAGAYWFYLQLLGTRGILSIDGKEVGRSGAVKGTVHGDVQHATQDNGLPTTDGLDNIRRAVELTAGKHAIEVVTSIDTSNAPVQVRLNWMTPEARARAHQEAIAAAKSSDTAVVFAWTRDKPHFELPGDQDKLIEEIAAVNPNTVVVLNTSQPVAMPWIDKVKGVVEMWWPGDEGGPAEAKTLLGLNNPGGKLPMTWAKSLEDYPATSPAHPERSAKGVDGKTTFSEGLLVGYRWFDDQKIEPRYPFGYGLSYTTFELSGLATKTASDGGFDVTFKVKNTGAMRGDEVPQVYLAAPASRPQGVQFAPKTLVAFERVSLRAGEEKTVSLHVPLRAMQYWSESKKQWVKADGPRELFVGDSSRALPLSGTVALPGGL; from the coding sequence ATGAAATGGCAACCCGCTGTCATCCTTGGCTTTGCTTTCGTGGCCGTTCTTGTACCAATTTCGGGGCAGACCGTACCCGCTGAAGCGTCGAATGAGACAAGAGTCGATCGGCTTTTGTCGCAGATGACCCTGGAAGAGAAGATGAACCTGATTCGCGGGGATGTTGAGCCGGCCGCCACCAATCAGGGCCAGGCTGGCTACCTGCCGGGTGTGCCGCGTCTCGGTGTGCCGTCGCTACGCTTCGCTGATGGCCCTCCGGGGGTCTTGACGCGCGTGGCGGGACAGGCGCAGTCCGCCACCATGGCCGTGGCCGCCACCTGGAGCTTGAACGATGCCGAGCAGAACGGTGCCGCGATCGGCAAGCAGGCGCGTTCGCTGGGCATCGACGTGGTGCTGCAGCCGTTCATCAATATCGACCGCGATATCACCTTCGCGCGGAGCTACAACACGCTGGGCGAAGATCCTTTCCTGACCGGCGCGATGGGCGCGGCCGAGATCCGTGGCGAGCAGGCACAGGGCGTCATGTCGCAGGCCAAGCATTATGTCGCCTACGACTCGGATTCCTACAACGTCTTTGTGGATTCGCAGACGCTCCACGAGGTCTACGTTGCCCCGTTTGAAGCGGCCATCCATGCCGGTGTCGCGTCCATCATGTGTTCGTACAACAAGATCAACGGACCGTTTGCCTGTGGCAACGGGGACACGCTGAAGACGATCCTGCGGGATGAGATCGGCTTCAAAGGCTTCGTTACGTCGGACTGGGGCGGCGTTCACAACGTGCATTTTCTCAACCAGGGCCTGACCATGGAGATGCCGGGGGAACTGGCGTCCGACAGTCCTTTCGCCGCCATGATGCGCACCTACTTCCGGACCAGCCCTGAAGACAGCGCAGCGCCTTCCAAACCCAACACGGGGGCCCTGGCCGGTATGCTGGGCGGCACGATCCCGGAGGAGACGAAGGGCGGCAGCATGGATCTCGACGCCTTTCCCATGGATTCTGATTCGGCGACGATGAGGACGGCGCTGCAGGATGGCTCCATTAACGAAGCAGCCATCACGGCGGCGGCGCGGCACGTGCTTTACGAGATTGATCGCTTCGGCTTCCTCGATGGCAAGCAGAAGCACGATGTGACGCTGCAGGACTTCAAGGCGAACGGAGAGATCATCGAGAAAACCGCCGAAGATGCAGCCGTGCTGCTGAAGAATGAAGGTGGCGTACTGCCGCTCAAGGCCAGGGGTAGCATCGCGCTGATTGGACCAACGGCGGGCCAGGTCGCCGCGATCGGCACCTTCGGCGAGCGTTCGCCGGGAGTCCCGGAACTGCAGACCGGACCACTGGCCGCGCTGAAGCAACTCGCGCCCGGAGCGAAGGTGACGTACGCGGTTGCCGATGACATGACGGGAGCGACTATCGGAGCCTCTCTCCTGAGTCACGACGGCAAGCCCGGCCTTCTCCGGACAAGCGCGGACGGAGCGAGCCGTGTCGACGCGGTTCTCGACTTCACGAAGGGCAACAGAAAAGCGCTTCCGGCGAACAGCGTGGTGACGTGGAAGGGTGAGGTTCAGATCCCGGCGGCGGGGGCGTACTGGTTCTATCTTCAGCTTCTGGGTACACGCGGAATACTGAGCATCGACGGCAAGGAAGTCGGCCGCAGCGGCGCGGTGAAGGGAACGGTTCACGGCGATGTGCAGCACGCTACGCAGGATAACGGTCTGCCGACAACGGATGGGCTGGACAATATCCGCCGGGCCGTCGAGCTCACGGCGGGCAAACACGCGATTGAAGTGGTGACGTCGATCGATACCTCGAACGCACCGGTGCAGGTTCGCCTCAACTGGATGACTCCCGAGGCCCGCGCAAGGGCTCACCAAGAGGCGATCGCCGCGGCGAAGTCATCTGACACGGCCGTGGTCTTCGCGTGGACGCGGGACAAACCTCACTTCGAACTGCCGGGCGACCAGGACAAGCTCATCGAGGAGATCGCGGCAGTCAACCCGAATACGGTGGTGGTTTTGAACACGAGTCAGCCGGTGGCGATGCCGTGGATCGACAAGGTGAAGGGCGTTGTCGAGATGTGGTGGCCCGGAGACGAGGGTGGGCCGGCCGAGGCAAAGACACTGCTTGGCCTCAATAATCCCGGCGGCAAACTGCCGATGACCTGGGCGAAATCGCTTGAGGATTATCCGGCGACGTCGCCGGCGCACCCGGAGCGGTCGGCGAAGGGCGTCGACGGGAAGACGACTTTCTCGGAAGGGCTTCTTGTCGGCTATCGATGGTTCGACGATCAGAAGATCGAGCCTCGTTATCCCTTTGGCTATGGGCTTTCCTATACGACCTTCGAGCTCTCCGGGCTTGCGACCAAAACGGCAAGCGATGGTGGCTTCGATGTCACGTTCAAGGTAAAGAACACGGGCGCAATGCGCGGAGATGAGGTTCCGCAGGTGTATCTCGCCGCACCCGCGTCCCGCCCGCAGGGAGTACAGTTCGCTCCGAAAACATTGGTTGCGTTTGAACGTGTCTCGCTTAGGGCGGGGGAGGAGAAGACCGTGTCACTGCATGTTCCGCTGCGCGCGATGCAGTACTGGTCCGAGAGCAAGAAGCAGTGGGTCAAGGCTGACGGGCCGAGGGAGCTGTTTGTCGGAGATTCCTCGAGAGCGCTTCCGCTCAGCGGGACCGTTGCCTTACCGGGCGGGCTCTAG
- a CDS encoding DinB family protein yields MDELERALVADSAAASPSHILEGLSQDLADRVVPGATHTIYAEVWHVTFWQQITLDWVHAKETPVPEHAAGGFPGEKERAAESWHELCGRFFAGLEEAAAAARDTCRLDESIRCPSPAGKPVRVMSVRDQVISLAAHNAYHFGRVVLLRQMLGVWPPASGGYTW; encoded by the coding sequence ATGGATGAGTTAGAACGGGCGCTGGTGGCGGACAGCGCCGCTGCGTCGCCGAGTCACATTCTTGAAGGGCTCAGCCAGGATCTTGCGGATCGGGTCGTGCCGGGTGCAACGCATACGATCTATGCCGAGGTATGGCACGTGACGTTCTGGCAGCAGATCACGCTGGACTGGGTGCATGCAAAGGAGACTCCGGTTCCTGAGCATGCGGCAGGTGGCTTTCCAGGCGAGAAGGAGCGGGCGGCGGAGAGCTGGCATGAGCTCTGTGGGCGGTTCTTTGCCGGGCTTGAAGAGGCCGCTGCGGCGGCGCGGGATACGTGCAGGTTGGACGAGTCGATTCGCTGTCCTTCGCCTGCGGGGAAGCCGGTGCGGGTGATGTCGGTGCGCGATCAAGTTATCAGCCTTGCGGCGCACAATGCGTACCACTTCGGAAGAGTCGTGCTGCTGCGGCAGATGCTTGGGGTGTGGCCTCCGGCTTCAGGCGGGTATACGTGGTGA
- a CDS encoding Dabb family protein, producing the protein MPKMTRRGMLRQSGLAAGAITLLSMTPQTASAASNDSSVFHIFAFIWNEGVSAAQKERARKEILSFQGVIPGLMQTHVGPNISPRGKGYTFGGVMQFKDQAALDAYVQHPKHQALLVWLKPLIDAVELDLNS; encoded by the coding sequence ATGCCGAAGATGACAAGGCGCGGAATGCTGCGCCAGAGCGGCCTCGCCGCAGGGGCCATTACACTCTTGTCCATGACACCACAGACAGCTTCCGCCGCGAGCAACGATTCCAGCGTCTTCCATATCTTTGCCTTTATCTGGAACGAGGGAGTCTCGGCCGCGCAGAAGGAACGGGCGCGGAAAGAGATTCTTTCCTTCCAGGGAGTGATCCCGGGATTGATGCAGACGCATGTGGGACCGAATATTTCGCCTCGCGGGAAGGGCTATACCTTCGGCGGCGTGATGCAGTTCAAGGATCAAGCGGCGCTCGACGCGTATGTGCAACATCCAAAGCACCAGGCCCTGCTTGTGTGGCTCAAACCACTGATCGACGCGGTCGAACTCGATCTGAATAGCTGA
- a CDS encoding DUF3857 and transglutaminase domain-containing protein, with protein MNLRLLVLTAAGLAALRLSSQTQSPRPSADPYRDEPFVFERYDTTTTMKADGTGDVVQHVIVRVQSDGVARQFSVLNLSYASANSTATIEFVRVHKPDGSTINTPVDEAMEMPAEATREAPMYSDLKEKHLPVRSLATGDRLEYQFHTVLTKAQAPGRFWGAEHFLVQGGVVLEQSLTLAVPEKTYVQVWSPNHKATPMTRDGMQVWTWTSSQTKASARDENGKMTAAEVKDPDEDADGRKLPSVAWTSFHSWDEVGAWYRSLAEERLQPTDSVRAKADELTRNAKTPQEQAEALYRFVATQIRYISLSFGVGRFQPHTPDEVLDHGYGDCKDKDTLLESLLRAKGMTTAPVLIGAGIAPVMDVPSPAVFNHAITTVELPDASGKPERVWLDSTAEVAPFRVLMPVIRDQQALVIPDKTPATLEKTPANPPYAYYEDFVADGTLDSEGLLKSHMVLTARSDTELDLRSMMQRLSPAQWDDAMQYLSGAMGFGGKVSGTDMRQTDAAAPVKITYDYSREKYAGWENKQSLPLFPAVELTIVSEEKAPEHDIDLGAPRTVEAHSTMALPAGYRAELPDAVHVSREFATYDKTYRLIDGKVIADRKLVVKVHKLPRDRWKDYLAFQKATLVNDGEPYLRLIPPDHLTITKEGAKSASAAPAKDTRPAAEPSNPVDTRQQLAEINLMLQRRDVAGARIRLESLRKSSPDAPYVLGMLGLVKANDGDFDSGARDVDAEMKAHPDDDPWMVLGLAQEYSNKQRYTDADALLSKYSGSNERVQKMRIFVLEKQGDYTHALGVLRDLQARQPEDRAVATQVASALYELHRNEEAAMAAKKAMDGSDDPDVINNNVYVLSETKIDLPFAEAQSRRSVDLLEKATALQVLEESNTKAFAASANLTASWDTLGYILLLQGKSKEAEPYLRAAWFSQENVIVGNHLAQAFKALDRNADALWMYRLAKQADHAADAKQDYAEVVAAIARLEKAGIKAASGEGFATSMQDFRSYHVKNGAGAEGGGTVRLQLNADGVAAAMLVSGDAKLKPLLEEAKSLRLPGAEPSGSSARVLRDAVVYCGKKSSTCDLVFMLNSGIAVEGASE; from the coding sequence ATGAATTTACGTTTGCTTGTGCTGACTGCTGCGGGGCTCGCCGCTTTGCGTCTATCGTCTCAAACTCAAAGCCCAAGGCCTTCCGCGGATCCGTATCGCGACGAGCCGTTTGTCTTTGAGCGCTACGACACGACTACCACCATGAAAGCCGACGGCACCGGCGATGTGGTGCAGCATGTGATCGTGCGCGTTCAGTCCGACGGTGTGGCGCGGCAGTTCAGTGTGTTGAATTTGTCTTACGCTTCGGCGAATTCGACCGCAACGATCGAGTTCGTGCGCGTACACAAGCCGGACGGCAGCACGATCAACACGCCAGTCGACGAGGCCATGGAGATGCCCGCCGAAGCGACCCGCGAGGCCCCGATGTATTCGGATCTGAAAGAGAAGCATCTGCCCGTGCGCAGCCTTGCGACGGGCGATCGGCTTGAATATCAGTTCCACACCGTCCTCACCAAGGCGCAAGCTCCGGGCCGATTCTGGGGGGCGGAGCATTTCCTGGTGCAGGGTGGCGTGGTTCTGGAACAGAGCCTAACGCTCGCCGTACCGGAAAAGACCTACGTGCAGGTTTGGAGTCCGAACCACAAAGCGACGCCCATGACGCGCGACGGGATGCAGGTGTGGACGTGGACTTCTTCCCAGACCAAGGCAAGCGCGCGCGATGAGAACGGCAAGATGACCGCGGCCGAGGTGAAGGATCCGGACGAGGATGCCGACGGGCGCAAGCTCCCGAGCGTGGCGTGGACCAGCTTCCATAGCTGGGATGAGGTGGGTGCGTGGTACCGCAGCCTGGCCGAGGAGCGGCTCCAGCCTACGGACAGCGTGCGAGCGAAAGCCGATGAGCTCACCAGGAATGCGAAAACACCTCAGGAGCAGGCAGAGGCGCTCTATCGCTTCGTTGCGACGCAGATCCGCTATATCTCGCTTTCCTTCGGTGTTGGCCGCTTCCAGCCGCATACGCCTGACGAGGTGTTGGACCATGGCTATGGCGATTGCAAGGACAAGGACACCCTCCTGGAGAGCCTGCTGCGCGCCAAGGGGATGACCACGGCACCCGTGCTCATTGGGGCGGGGATTGCGCCGGTGATGGATGTGCCCTCACCTGCGGTCTTCAACCACGCCATCACGACAGTCGAACTGCCGGATGCCTCTGGCAAGCCGGAGCGAGTGTGGCTCGATTCCACTGCCGAGGTAGCACCCTTCCGCGTGCTGATGCCGGTTATCCGCGATCAGCAGGCGCTCGTCATTCCGGATAAGACCCCGGCCACACTCGAGAAGACTCCGGCGAACCCTCCTTATGCCTATTACGAGGACTTTGTTGCCGATGGCACGTTGGACAGCGAGGGCCTGCTGAAGAGCCACATGGTATTGACCGCGCGGTCTGACACCGAGTTGGACTTGCGCTCCATGATGCAGCGCCTCTCGCCCGCGCAATGGGATGACGCGATGCAGTATCTCTCGGGGGCAATGGGCTTTGGCGGTAAGGTGAGCGGCACGGACATGCGCCAGACCGACGCAGCCGCGCCGGTCAAGATCACCTACGACTACAGCCGCGAGAAGTACGCCGGATGGGAGAACAAGCAGTCTTTGCCGCTCTTTCCCGCAGTGGAACTCACTATTGTGAGCGAAGAGAAGGCTCCCGAACACGATATCGACCTTGGCGCGCCGCGTACCGTTGAGGCTCACAGCACGATGGCCCTTCCCGCGGGTTATCGTGCGGAGCTGCCCGATGCCGTTCATGTCTCCCGGGAGTTCGCTACCTATGACAAGACCTATCGCCTGATCGACGGGAAGGTCATTGCGGATCGCAAGCTGGTCGTCAAGGTGCATAAGCTGCCGCGCGACCGGTGGAAGGATTACCTTGCGTTTCAGAAGGCGACGCTCGTGAACGACGGAGAGCCTTACCTTCGGCTCATCCCACCCGATCACCTCACGATCACGAAGGAGGGCGCGAAGAGCGCATCCGCCGCGCCAGCAAAGGATACGAGGCCTGCGGCGGAGCCCTCGAATCCCGTCGACACGCGACAGCAGCTTGCAGAGATCAACTTGATGCTGCAGCGGAGAGATGTCGCTGGTGCGCGCATCCGTCTTGAGAGTTTACGCAAGAGCTCGCCGGATGCGCCTTACGTCCTGGGTATGCTTGGGCTCGTCAAGGCGAATGACGGGGATTTCGACTCCGGCGCCCGCGATGTCGACGCGGAGATGAAGGCGCACCCCGATGATGACCCGTGGATGGTACTCGGGCTGGCCCAGGAGTACAGCAACAAGCAGCGTTATACCGATGCCGATGCCTTGTTAAGCAAGTACAGCGGCAGCAACGAACGGGTCCAGAAGATGCGTATCTTCGTTCTTGAGAAACAGGGCGACTATACGCATGCACTCGGAGTGCTGCGCGATCTGCAGGCGCGTCAGCCCGAAGACCGAGCGGTCGCGACGCAGGTGGCGAGCGCACTGTATGAACTGCATCGCAACGAAGAAGCCGCCATGGCCGCCAAGAAGGCGATGGACGGCAGCGATGATCCGGATGTCATCAACAACAATGTCTACGTGCTGTCCGAGACGAAGATCGATCTACCATTCGCGGAGGCCCAGTCGCGCCGCTCAGTCGATCTGCTGGAGAAGGCGACCGCCTTGCAGGTTCTGGAAGAGTCCAATACGAAGGCCTTTGCTGCGTCGGCGAACCTCACAGCCTCATGGGACACGCTGGGCTACATTCTTCTGCTGCAGGGCAAGTCGAAGGAGGCCGAGCCGTACCTGCGCGCGGCATGGTTCTCCCAGGAAAACGTCATTGTCGGCAATCACCTGGCGCAGGCGTTCAAGGCTCTCGACCGCAATGCGGATGCGCTATGGATGTATCGGCTTGCGAAGCAGGCGGATCATGCCGCCGACGCGAAGCAGGACTATGCCGAAGTGGTCGCAGCCATCGCGCGTCTTGAGAAAGCCGGGATCAAGGCGGCCAGCGGCGAGGGTTTTGCCACGTCGATGCAGGACTTTCGCAGCTACCACGTGAAGAATGGCGCGGGCGCGGAGGGTGGCGGCACGGTGCGGCTACAGTTGAACGCCGATGGTGTCGCGGCAGCGATGCTCGTCTCGGGCGATGCAAAATTGAAACCCTTGTTGGAAGAGGCGAAGTCGCTGCGTCTACCCGGCGCGGAGCCGTCCGGATCGTCCGCGCGTGTGCTGCGTGACGCGGTTGTGTACTGCGGTAAGAAGAGCTCGACCTGCGATCTGGTGTTCATGCTCAACTCTGGTATCGCGGTGGAAGGCGCGTCGGAGTAG
- a CDS encoding 2-hydroxyacid dehydrogenase, translated as MVRVGVDGRIQEEFLVDFPKDVEIVRIPEGISEPIEIDFWIPPFARKNSQDTFRMLRGVKVVQSILAGVDWILPWLPKDITLCDGQGVHDVMVSEWVLAAILTSLKRFYVYRDQQHRKEWRGAGEPGDTVLHVGEQYQVLGDDLAGKTVLIVGYGSIGKAIEARLKPFEVNVLRIARTARTEPEVSTVGDLHRLLPDADIVVVIVPMTPKTKGMIGIQEIALMKRGALLVNAARGPVVVTEVLVEALEESRIFAALDVTDPEPPPQGHPLWNAPHCIITPHVASSTPALLHRAYRLAADQVRRFAGGEPLQNVVAEDGY; from the coding sequence ATGGTGCGAGTTGGTGTGGACGGAAGGATTCAAGAGGAGTTTCTTGTCGATTTTCCCAAGGATGTAGAGATTGTGCGTATTCCCGAGGGGATTTCGGAGCCGATCGAGATCGATTTCTGGATTCCTCCGTTTGCGCGGAAGAACTCCCAGGACACCTTCCGCATGCTGCGCGGAGTCAAGGTGGTGCAGTCCATTCTGGCTGGAGTGGACTGGATCCTGCCGTGGCTGCCCAAGGACATTACTCTGTGCGACGGGCAGGGAGTTCACGATGTGATGGTGTCGGAGTGGGTTCTCGCGGCGATTTTGACTTCGTTGAAGCGCTTTTACGTCTATCGCGATCAGCAGCACCGCAAGGAATGGCGCGGAGCTGGAGAGCCTGGAGACACGGTGCTGCACGTCGGGGAACAGTACCAGGTGCTCGGGGACGACCTGGCTGGAAAGACAGTGCTGATTGTCGGCTATGGATCGATCGGTAAAGCTATCGAGGCGCGTCTCAAGCCCTTTGAAGTCAATGTTTTACGCATTGCGAGAACAGCGCGGACGGAGCCTGAGGTTTCCACGGTTGGCGATCTGCATCGGCTGCTCCCGGACGCGGATATCGTGGTGGTGATCGTGCCCATGACGCCGAAGACCAAAGGAATGATAGGGATACAGGAGATTGCCTTGATGAAGCGGGGGGCTCTGCTGGTGAATGCCGCGCGGGGGCCGGTGGTGGTGACGGAGGTTTTGGTGGAGGCGCTGGAGGAGAGCCGGATCTTCGCGGCGCTCGATGTGACCGATCCGGAACCTCCGCCTCAGGGGCATCCCCTTTGGAATGCGCCACATTGCATCATCACCCCGCATGTGGCGAGCTCGACGCCTGCGCTTCTGCATCGAGCTTATCGGCTTGCGGCGGATCAGGTTCGGCGGTTTGCGGGGGGTGAACCGCTCCAAAATGTGGTGGCAGAAGACGGTTATTAG
- the rpiA gene encoding ribose-5-phosphate isomerase RpiA, giving the protein MSLPKQNDPAEAAKRAAAQWAASQIEDGMKVGLGSGSTSALVIAEVGRRVAEGMKITAIATSLRSQEQAESLKIPMSNFGDTPRLDVTIDGADEVQEGTLHLIKGHGGALLREKIVAMASDKLLIAVDPSKLVKTLGSVFQLPVEIVPFGWETTYKRLSDLGFAPEMRMKEDGTPYITDGQHYIFHCALPSERTTEGNAEALKHTVGVVEHGLFLGMANRVVIGSPDGIQVLEANR; this is encoded by the coding sequence ATGAGTCTTCCGAAGCAGAACGATCCGGCAGAGGCAGCGAAGCGCGCAGCGGCACAGTGGGCCGCATCACAGATTGAAGACGGCATGAAAGTCGGTCTGGGATCCGGCTCGACATCCGCGCTCGTCATCGCCGAAGTCGGCAGGCGCGTAGCCGAAGGCATGAAGATCACCGCGATCGCCACCTCCCTCCGCTCGCAGGAGCAAGCCGAATCGCTCAAGATTCCCATGTCCAACTTCGGCGACACGCCCCGCCTCGACGTCACGATCGACGGAGCGGACGAGGTCCAGGAAGGAACGCTCCATCTCATCAAGGGGCACGGCGGCGCGCTCCTCCGCGAAAAGATCGTCGCCATGGCAAGCGACAAGCTCCTCATCGCTGTTGACCCAAGCAAGCTCGTCAAGACGCTCGGCTCGGTCTTCCAGCTTCCCGTCGAAATCGTCCCCTTCGGGTGGGAAACCACCTACAAACGCCTCTCAGACCTTGGATTCGCTCCTGAGATGCGCATGAAAGAGGATGGAACGCCCTACATCACCGATGGCCAGCACTACATCTTCCACTGTGCCCTGCCTTCCGAACGGACCACGGAGGGGAACGCCGAGGCGCTCAAGCACACCGTCGGCGTCGTCGAGCACGGACTCTTCCTTGGCATGGCGAACCGCGTCGTCATCGGAAGCCCCGACGGCATCCAGGTTCTCGAAGCGAACCGCTAA
- a CDS encoding Gfo/Idh/MocA family protein has translation MNVTPNRRSFLIAGGLTALASTRAFGANEKIRIGVIGAGGRMHALLSSAEASGVPFEIVSVSDVYAPNREQVKTRPSATAATTHMDFREVLDDKSIDAVLIATPDHWHVRIACAALAAGKDVYLEKPVTHTLEEGAALLKGVRSSKQILQCGMQQRSWSHFRNAVALIQGGALGRVTQVRTYWWQNYDTNWVPKPIDESQLDWKQWLGGAPDQPFNLETYSRWRWFWNFGGGAMTDLFAHWIDVAQWAMKADEPSMAFMLGDNYVMKQWQCPDTIQAAFRYPGFDVVYEGMMSSSIDDGGLEFRGTQATLKITRSGMTVWHEGVKSAQNPVMKEDSFEDGTTTHMRNFFECVKTRKEPNAPVEAGVAAARAGHIGNLAYHKGGHTAWPANA, from the coding sequence ATGAACGTGACGCCGAATCGCCGCAGCTTCCTCATTGCGGGCGGACTGACCGCCCTTGCTTCCACGCGAGCTTTTGGTGCGAACGAGAAGATTCGCATTGGCGTCATCGGCGCGGGAGGGCGGATGCACGCGCTGCTGTCTTCCGCCGAAGCTTCGGGGGTTCCGTTCGAGATCGTCTCGGTAAGCGATGTCTACGCGCCCAACCGCGAACAGGTGAAGACGCGGCCAAGCGCCACGGCAGCGACGACGCACATGGACTTTCGCGAGGTTCTGGACGACAAGAGCATCGACGCCGTCCTCATCGCGACTCCCGACCACTGGCACGTGCGGATCGCCTGCGCTGCGTTAGCCGCTGGTAAAGACGTGTACCTCGAAAAGCCGGTGACGCACACGCTTGAAGAAGGCGCGGCCCTTCTGAAAGGCGTGCGTTCGAGCAAGCAGATTTTGCAATGCGGCATGCAGCAACGAAGCTGGAGCCACTTCCGCAATGCCGTAGCGCTCATACAGGGCGGTGCGCTTGGGCGGGTCACGCAGGTGCGGACCTACTGGTGGCAGAACTACGACACGAACTGGGTGCCGAAGCCGATCGACGAATCGCAGCTTGACTGGAAGCAGTGGCTCGGCGGGGCGCCGGATCAGCCGTTCAACCTGGAAACATACAGCCGCTGGCGGTGGTTCTGGAACTTCGGCGGAGGCGCGATGACCGACCTTTTCGCGCACTGGATCGACGTGGCGCAATGGGCCATGAAGGCGGATGAGCCGTCGATGGCCTTCATGCTCGGCGACAACTACGTGATGAAACAGTGGCAATGTCCGGATACGATCCAGGCGGCGTTTCGCTATCCAGGGTTCGACGTAGTGTACGAAGGAATGATGAGTTCGTCGATTGATGATGGCGGGCTGGAGTTCCGCGGGACCCAGGCGACGCTGAAGATTACGCGCTCGGGGATGACCGTGTGGCACGAGGGCGTGAAATCAGCCCAGAATCCGGTGATGAAGGAAGACAGCTTCGAGGACGGGACAACGACGCACATGCGGAACTTCTTCGAGTGCGTAAAGACGCGCAAGGAGCCGAACGCCCCGGTTGAGGCTGGCGTTGCAGCCGCGAGGGCGGGGCACATCGGGAATCTGGCCTATCACAAGGGCGGTCACACGGCCTGGCCGGCGAATGCTTAG
- a CDS encoding YihY/virulence factor BrkB family protein produces the protein MPTPEMLKDVSRPVPASPPATQIASQQPRSSMSDPKDHSLVKKPEVLRQRIWDHVSASPLHSLWDLQGVAPMVIVKRTFNSFNEDNLLSRAAELGYYFLFALFPTLVSASSILGLAARSASEIYYKLLNYLSIVVPHAALGIVLDTFNQTTAHASGGKITFGLAAAVWSASVGFTAIQDTLNTVYKVRETRPYWKVRGAAMLVTILLSLIVTATLATLFGADFSARYMEAHMSRPSFGLAIGWLTRGLSWIVAAGLLILLFAVIYYFAPDVKNKRWHWLTPGGALGIGGWLIASIVLRIYLHYFDNYSVTYGSLGAVIILLTWFYITGLMLLLGAEINSEIAASVAEKKLTGTTPSPEGPIAPAGVNPAIVA, from the coding sequence GTGCCGACCCCGGAGATGCTCAAAGACGTATCCCGTCCTGTGCCAGCGAGCCCGCCCGCGACACAGATTGCAAGTCAACAGCCGCGCTCGTCCATGAGCGACCCCAAAGACCACAGCCTCGTGAAGAAGCCCGAAGTGCTGCGGCAGCGAATCTGGGACCACGTCTCCGCCTCGCCACTGCACTCGCTGTGGGATCTGCAGGGCGTTGCCCCGATGGTGATCGTGAAGCGCACGTTCAACTCGTTCAACGAGGACAACCTGCTGAGCCGGGCGGCTGAACTTGGATACTATTTTCTGTTTGCCCTGTTCCCCACGCTGGTGAGCGCGTCATCGATCCTTGGACTCGCGGCACGGTCGGCCTCGGAGATCTACTACAAGCTCCTGAACTACTTGTCGATCGTTGTTCCGCATGCCGCGCTTGGGATTGTTCTCGACACCTTCAACCAGACCACCGCGCATGCAAGCGGGGGCAAGATCACATTCGGGCTGGCGGCGGCGGTGTGGTCGGCATCGGTCGGGTTTACGGCGATTCAGGACACGCTGAATACCGTGTACAAGGTGAGGGAGACGAGGCCTTACTGGAAGGTCCGCGGAGCGGCGATGCTGGTCACCATCCTGCTCTCGCTGATTGTGACGGCGACGCTGGCGACGCTGTTCGGAGCCGATTTTTCGGCTCGATACATGGAAGCGCATATGTCGAGGCCAAGCTTCGGACTTGCGATTGGCTGGCTCACCCGAGGGCTTTCGTGGATTGTAGCAGCGGGGCTCCTGATCCTTTTGTTTGCCGTGATCTATTACTTCGCGCCGGACGTGAAGAATAAGAGGTGGCACTGGCTGACACCGGGTGGCGCGCTTGGCATTGGCGGATGGCTGATTGCGTCGATCGTGCTGCGAATTTACCTGCACTATTTCGATAACTACTCGGTCACGTATGGGTCGCTGGGTGCGGTGATCATTTTGCTGACGTGGTTCTACATCACGGGCTTGATGCTTCTGCTGGGGGCGGAGATCAACAGCGAGATCGCGGCATCGGTGGCGGAGAAGAAGCTGACGGGGACGACGCCTTCGCCGGAAGGACCAATTGCGCCCGCGGGGGTGAATCCGGCTATCGTTGCTTAG